In Hallerella succinigenes, the following are encoded in one genomic region:
- a CDS encoding type II toxin-antitoxin system VapC family toxin, whose translation MKVLLDTHIALWALNDDEKLSEKARAIISDWRNVIYFSSISIWEIEIKHIIHPNEMISSGSEVAAKCRQAEFAELPLRSSHIQQLHTLSRKEGSPSHKDPFDRILITQAKSEDMVFLTHDSLLADYEEPCVTLV comes from the coding sequence ATGAAGGTGCTGCTAGACACCCATATCGCTCTTTGGGCTTTGAACGACGACGAAAAGTTATCCGAAAAAGCAAGAGCCATTATCAGCGATTGGCGAAACGTAATCTATTTCAGTAGCATCTCCATTTGGGAAATCGAGATTAAGCACATCATTCATCCAAATGAAATGATTAGCTCCGGTTCCGAAGTTGCAGCAAAATGCAGACAAGCCGAATTTGCCGAACTGCCACTACGAAGCAGCCATATACAGCAACTGCATACCCTGAGTAGAAAGGAAGGAAGTCCTTCACACAAAGACCCTTTCGACAGGATTCTTATCACGCAAGCTAAATCAGAAGATATGGTTTTCCTAACGCATGATTCTCTACTTGCCGATTACGAAGAACCTTGCGTAACTCTTGTCTGA
- the istB gene encoding IS21-like element helper ATPase IstB has protein sequence MSVSTTIDKLVEMRMTTMSEMFRNQQNDPKMKDVPFEERFAMLVDAEHASRKSHAFERLVKKAELEQNDAGVATIDYHSGRKLNKALIQKLASCEYISQCRNIFITGATGSGKTYLACAFGMEACKRFYSVRFTRLPDLLMDLSAAEDRHALENALQKYTKPTLLIIDEWLLFKLRENEARLLLEVIHKRRKKSSTIFCSQYEEKDWYNQICDGESTLADAIMDRISFDSYKINIEYIDKSVDKSMREVYGLNPSEAQ, from the coding sequence ATGAGCGTCAGCACGACAATCGACAAGCTGGTGGAGATGCGCATGACGACCATGTCGGAGATGTTCAGGAACCAGCAGAACGACCCGAAAATGAAGGACGTCCCCTTCGAGGAGAGGTTCGCCATGCTCGTGGACGCCGAACACGCCAGCCGCAAGAGCCACGCCTTCGAACGGCTCGTCAAGAAGGCCGAGCTCGAGCAGAACGACGCGGGAGTCGCTACGATCGACTACCACTCGGGACGCAAGCTGAACAAGGCGCTGATCCAGAAACTCGCCAGCTGCGAGTACATATCGCAGTGCCGCAACATCTTCATCACGGGCGCTACCGGAAGCGGCAAGACGTATCTGGCCTGCGCGTTCGGGATGGAGGCCTGCAAGCGGTTCTACTCGGTAAGGTTCACCAGGCTGCCCGACCTGCTGATGGACCTGTCCGCCGCGGAAGACAGGCACGCCCTCGAAAACGCGTTGCAGAAGTACACCAAGCCGACGCTCCTCATCATCGACGAATGGCTGCTGTTCAAGCTCCGCGAGAACGAGGCCAGGTTGCTGCTGGAGGTAATCCACAAGAGACGCAAGAAATCGTCGACCATATTCTGTTCCCAGTACGAGGAAAAGGACTGGTACAACCAGATATGCGACGGCGAAAGCACCCTTGCTGACGCCATCATGGACCGGATATCGTTCGACTCGTACAAGATAAACATCGAGTACATCGACAAGTCGGTTGACAAGTCCATGAGGGAAGTGTATGGGCTGAACCCGTCGGAAGCCCAGTAG
- the istA gene encoding IS21 family transposase encodes MTKYREILRLKHLGFSERNIARTAGVSRNTVKRAVEAANAARIDWTHAESMDDATIEKALFPDRKPAQPSHSIDFEYIRKELLRNGVTKKLLWTEYCESCRLCNREPLMYSQFCHYIQQEEQKRRATMRIPRRPAETVEVDWAGDPAHVIDPDTGELMDAHLFVATLPYSQYTYVEAFTDEKTRNWIRAHVHMYDYFGGVTTMLVPDNCTTAVNHSRSDWYTAQLNRTYGEMAEHYGTAVVPARVRHPKDKASVEGNVGKISSWITAALRDEEFFSLAELNEAIRERLETFNARQFQKKECSRREIFESEERPLLKPLPATPFEVAEWKTSTVQFNYHIALDGMYYSVPYQYIKKQVESRLTDTAVEVFYGHERIASHARLRGRPGQYSTVKAHMPEGHREYLEWDGDRFRRWASGIGEKTAAVIDALLRAGSVEQQSYRACMGVLKLGKRHGEAMLEWACGKALGFTSRPSYKNIRDILQYGKGKSASPPPTEARRPARGITRGARNYGGER; translated from the coding sequence ATGACCAAATACCGCGAAATCCTCCGGCTGAAGCATCTCGGCTTCAGCGAGAGGAACATCGCAAGGACGGCGGGCGTATCCCGCAACACGGTGAAACGTGCCGTGGAGGCGGCGAACGCGGCCAGGATCGACTGGACGCATGCCGAAAGCATGGACGACGCGACAATCGAGAAGGCGCTCTTCCCCGACAGGAAACCGGCACAGCCGAGCCACTCGATAGACTTCGAGTACATCCGCAAGGAGCTGCTCCGGAACGGCGTGACGAAGAAACTGCTTTGGACCGAATACTGCGAGAGCTGCCGGCTCTGCAACCGCGAGCCGCTCATGTACTCGCAGTTCTGCCACTACATCCAGCAGGAGGAACAGAAACGCAGGGCGACAATGCGCATCCCCCGCCGCCCCGCGGAAACCGTGGAGGTGGACTGGGCCGGGGACCCGGCGCACGTCATCGACCCGGACACGGGTGAACTCATGGACGCCCACCTGTTCGTCGCGACTCTGCCGTACAGCCAGTACACCTACGTGGAGGCGTTCACCGACGAGAAGACGAGGAACTGGATCAGGGCGCACGTGCACATGTACGACTACTTCGGCGGGGTGACCACGATGCTCGTGCCCGACAACTGCACGACGGCGGTAAACCACTCCCGCAGCGACTGGTACACGGCGCAGCTGAACCGGACCTACGGCGAGATGGCGGAACACTACGGGACGGCCGTCGTCCCTGCAAGGGTGCGCCACCCCAAGGACAAGGCGAGCGTCGAGGGCAACGTCGGCAAGATATCCTCGTGGATAACGGCCGCGCTGCGCGACGAGGAGTTCTTCTCGCTCGCGGAACTGAACGAAGCCATAAGGGAACGGCTGGAGACGTTCAACGCGCGCCAGTTCCAGAAGAAGGAATGCAGCAGGCGGGAAATCTTCGAGAGCGAGGAACGCCCCCTGCTGAAGCCCCTTCCCGCCACACCCTTCGAAGTGGCGGAGTGGAAAACGTCGACGGTCCAGTTCAACTACCACATCGCCCTGGACGGGATGTACTACTCCGTACCCTACCAGTATATAAAAAAACAGGTGGAATCGCGCCTGACCGACACCGCCGTGGAGGTCTTCTACGGGCACGAACGCATCGCGAGCCACGCGCGGCTGCGCGGAAGGCCCGGCCAGTACTCCACGGTGAAGGCGCACATGCCCGAGGGCCACCGGGAATACCTCGAGTGGGACGGCGACCGGTTCCGCCGCTGGGCTTCCGGGATAGGCGAAAAGACCGCCGCCGTGATAGACGCCCTGCTCAGGGCGGGGAGCGTGGAACAGCAGTCGTACAGGGCGTGCATGGGAGTGCTCAAGCTCGGCAAGCGCCACGGCGAGGCGATGCTGGAATGGGCCTGCGGCAAGGCGCTCGGGTTCACGAGCCGGCCCAGCTACAAGAACATCCGCGACATACTCCAGTACGGGAAGGGGAAGTCCGCAAGCCCGCCGCCTACCGAAGCACGGCGGCCCGCCCGCGGAATCACTCGCGGAGCCAGGAACTACGGAGGCGAAAGATGA
- a CDS encoding KilA-N domain-containing protein codes for MVVNGVDYVSITDIARRKNSFEPKDVVKNWMRSKNTIEYLGLWEMLNNPNFKGVEFDPFLKEAGSNAFTMSPSRWIEQTGAIGLISKNGVNGGTFAQYDIAVKFASWVSVEFELYLIKEFQRLKATEQAKLGWSVRRELSKINYHIHTNAIKQNLIPAALTKQQMSIVYANEADVLNMALFGFTAKDWRDAHPDLQGNVRDYATVNQLICLSNMESLNSVLINDGVPQSERLQKLNQIAISQMTVLESVGENRLLK; via the coding sequence ATGGTCGTCAACGGTGTCGATTATGTCAGCATTACTGACATTGCAAGGCGAAAGAACTCCTTTGAACCCAAAGATGTTGTCAAGAACTGGATGCGATCCAAGAACACCATCGAATATCTTGGGCTTTGGGAGATGTTAAACAACCCCAATTTCAAAGGGGTCGAATTCGACCCCTTTTTAAAAGAAGCTGGTAGCAATGCATTCACGATGAGCCCTTCTCGGTGGATTGAGCAAACCGGCGCAATTGGACTTATCTCCAAAAATGGCGTTAATGGAGGAACATTCGCTCAATATGATATCGCGGTAAAATTTGCTAGTTGGGTTTCCGTCGAGTTTGAATTATACCTGATTAAGGAATTCCAGCGTCTGAAGGCAACCGAACAAGCTAAATTGGGCTGGTCAGTACGCCGTGAGCTATCCAAAATCAACTACCATATCCATACGAACGCCATCAAGCAGAACTTGATTCCCGCAGCACTCACCAAACAGCAGATGAGTATTGTCTATGCGAATGAAGCGGATGTCTTAAATATGGCCTTGTTCGGGTTTACTGCAAAGGACTGGCGGGATGCGCACCCAGACTTGCAAGGAAATGTTCGTGACTATGCGACGGTAAACCAGCTGATTTGTCTTTCCAACATGGAATCTTTGAACTCAGTACTGATAAACGACGGAGTACCTCAATCAGAGCGTCTGCAAAAACTGAACCAGATCGCTATTTCGCAGATGACGGTGCTAGAGTCCGTTGGGGAAAACAGACTATTGAAATAG
- a CDS encoding UvrD-helicase domain-containing protein: MEHAVVAKSNPEQLKVINITESPLLVIAGPGAGKTKTLVDRVCHLIYDRNFLRGYEAMQERIEPGQIVCFGSPFPEMRSKKFV, translated from the coding sequence ATGGAGCATGCGGTCGTGGCGAAAAGTAACCCGGAACAGCTAAAAGTTATTAATATAACAGAATCTCCTCTGTTGGTGATTGCCGGTCCTGGCGCAGGCAAGACGAAGACGCTTGTGGACCGTGTATGTCACCTGATTTACGACAGAAACTTCCTAAGGGGATATGAAGCCATGCAAGAGCGAATTGAACCTGGACAAATCGTTTGCTTCGGATCACCTTTCCCTGAGATGCGTTCGAAAAAATTTGTATGA
- a CDS encoding ATPase has product MPKYIVFAGPNGSGKSTLYQTNRDIFDIPRVNVDEIVRQNNGDWRNAADVVTAGKIAIQKIKTYFTSLISFNQETTLCGKSAIQNIKKAQSLDYTIELYFVYVDSVEIAKQRVLLRVAAGGHGIPEADIERRYKESLEKLKDIISLCDKVELYDNSKRFRRVALIKSGKTIAVSNDVPEWVRSLLK; this is encoded by the coding sequence TTGCCTAAATACATTGTTTTCGCAGGTCCCAACGGTTCTGGGAAATCAACCCTATACCAAACAAATAGGGATATTTTCGACATTCCTAGAGTAAATGTTGACGAGATTGTTCGCCAAAACAATGGAGATTGGAGAAATGCCGCTGATGTCGTAACAGCAGGAAAAATTGCAATTCAGAAAATCAAGACATATTTTACTTCTTTGATCTCATTCAACCAAGAAACTACTCTTTGTGGTAAAAGTGCCATTCAAAACATCAAAAAGGCACAAAGCCTTGATTATACAATTGAACTTTATTTCGTGTATGTGGATTCTGTAGAAATTGCAAAGCAACGCGTTCTTCTGCGAGTTGCCGCAGGCGGGCATGGAATCCCCGAAGCCGATATTGAACGACGATATAAGGAATCTTTAGAAAAGTTAAAAGATATCATTTCTTTATGCGACAAAGTTGAACTTTATGACAATTCCAAAAGATTCAGGCGAGTTGCATTAATAAAGTCTGGTAAAACAATTGCCGTTTCAAACGATGTTCCAGAATGGGTTAGGAGTTTGTTGAAATAA